In a genomic window of Vibrio marisflavi CECT 7928:
- the glgC gene encoding glucose-1-phosphate adenylyltransferase, whose amino-acid sequence MHDTLTIVLAGGVGSRLSPLTDDRAKPSVPFGGKYRIIDFTLTNCLHSGLRRILVLTQYKSHSLHKHIRNGWSVFNPELGEYVTAVPPQMRRGGNWYQGTADAIYQNMWLLSRSDAKHVIVLSGDHIYRMDYAAMLEQHKRTDASLTVACMDVAKADANQFGIMAMDSTGMVDAFVEKPIEPPTMPNQPNRCLASMGIYIFKMEALIEALSKDADCCASEHDFGKDIIPKLIDDRSVYAYSFCSDIGRVAKDCYWRDVGTIDSYYQANMDLLEPVPPMNLYQSNWPIRTYEPQYPPARTVSSPTGNEGIFINSIISNGVVNSGGSVQSSVVSPNVRICDKATVSNSIIFDDVHVGEGCELNNCIVDKHVTIPPNTQIGINPNDDAKRFHISPKGVVVVPEGYQFES is encoded by the coding sequence ATGCATGACACACTAACTATCGTTTTGGCTGGCGGTGTAGGTTCAAGGCTTAGTCCACTCACTGACGATAGAGCTAAACCGTCGGTTCCATTTGGTGGAAAATATAGAATCATAGATTTCACACTCACCAACTGCCTTCATTCAGGTCTACGACGAATCCTTGTTCTAACCCAGTACAAATCTCACTCTCTCCACAAACATATCCGCAATGGTTGGTCGGTTTTCAACCCAGAACTTGGCGAATACGTCACTGCTGTACCACCTCAAATGCGAAGAGGTGGCAATTGGTATCAAGGAACAGCGGATGCGATTTATCAAAACATGTGGCTACTATCTAGAAGTGACGCGAAGCATGTAATTGTACTATCTGGCGATCATATATATCGCATGGATTATGCGGCAATGCTTGAACAGCATAAGAGGACTGACGCTTCTCTTACGGTTGCCTGTATGGATGTTGCAAAAGCAGACGCCAATCAATTTGGCATCATGGCGATGGATAGTACTGGAATGGTTGACGCTTTTGTCGAAAAGCCAATTGAACCGCCGACAATGCCTAATCAACCCAACCGCTGTTTAGCGTCGATGGGTATCTATATTTTCAAAATGGAAGCACTGATAGAGGCACTATCGAAAGACGCTGATTGTTGCGCTTCAGAACACGACTTTGGTAAAGACATTATTCCCAAGCTTATCGATGACAGAAGTGTTTATGCGTATAGTTTTTGTAGCGATATAGGTCGAGTAGCCAAAGATTGTTATTGGAGAGATGTAGGTACTATCGACTCATACTACCAAGCGAATATGGATCTTTTGGAGCCAGTTCCACCCATGAACTTGTATCAATCAAATTGGCCAATAAGAACTTATGAACCCCAGTATCCACCAGCTAGAACCGTGTCTTCTCCAACGGGAAACGAAGGGATTTTTATCAACTCAATAATATCTAATGGTGTAGTCAACTCTGGCGGCTCGGTTCAAAGCTCAGTCGTGTCACCCAATGTGAGGATTTGCGACAAAGCGACGGTATCTAACAGTATCATTTTCGACGACGTTCACGTCGGTGAAGGATGCGAACTGAATAATTGCATTGTCGACAAGCATGTGACAATCCCGCCGAATACACAAATTGGTATAAACCCTAATGACGACGCAAAACGATTCCATATTTCACCTAAAGGAGTTGTTGTCGTGCCTGAAGGCTACCAATTTGAATCTTAA
- the fruA gene encoding PTS fructose transporter subunit IIBC, with product MNITIITACPSGTATSILAAGVLEKAAKKLGWNTAIECQSSVTDAAVLTAEQINQCDAVIIASNTPIDDSRFVGKKVYRTSISECLTSPESFLQSAVTQAEVLTEASLIEPKHDNTKKRIVAITACPTGVAHTFMAAEALEDEAIRQGYEIKVETRGSVGAKNQLTAEEIEKADLVIIAADIEVPLDRFNGKLMYRTKTGPALKKTKQEIERAFDEAHTYQHSGNTSTPAKEEKKGVYSHLMTGVSHMLPVVVAGGLIIALSFVFGIKAFEEKGTLAAALMTIGGGSAFKLMIPVLAGYIAYSIADRPGLAPGLVGGLLASSTGAGFLGGIVAGFIAGYAAKFIAEKVKLPQSMEALKPILIIPFIATLFTGLVMIYVVGGPVSHLMESMTTFLNNMGSANAVLLGIILGAMMCFDLGGPINKAAYTFGVGLLASHTYMPMAAIMAAGMVPPLAMGLATIIAKNKFDKSEREAGKAAFVLGLCFITEGSIPFAAKDPARVIPCNMIGGAVTGALSMLFGAQLMAPHGGLFVLLIPNAVTPVFLYLVAIAAGTAVTGISYAFLKKRSEATPEQVALSS from the coding sequence ATGAACATCACTATTATTACCGCTTGCCCTAGTGGAACAGCTACCAGCATACTTGCCGCTGGTGTACTGGAAAAAGCAGCGAAAAAGCTTGGTTGGAATACTGCAATCGAGTGCCAATCTTCAGTCACCGATGCAGCTGTACTAACAGCCGAACAAATCAATCAGTGCGACGCGGTAATCATTGCGTCCAACACACCTATTGATGATTCACGATTTGTCGGAAAAAAAGTTTACAGAACGTCTATTTCCGAATGCTTAACCTCTCCAGAGAGCTTTCTACAAAGCGCTGTCACACAAGCTGAAGTATTGACTGAAGCCTCTTTAATCGAACCAAAACATGACAATACCAAAAAACGGATTGTAGCTATTACCGCCTGCCCAACAGGTGTTGCTCATACATTTATGGCTGCGGAAGCACTTGAAGACGAAGCAATACGTCAAGGTTACGAGATTAAAGTAGAAACTCGCGGTTCCGTAGGTGCTAAGAATCAACTAACCGCAGAAGAGATTGAAAAAGCTGACTTGGTTATCATTGCCGCAGATATCGAAGTACCGTTAGATCGCTTTAACGGCAAGTTAATGTATAGAACTAAAACCGGGCCAGCATTAAAGAAAACCAAACAGGAAATCGAACGTGCATTTGATGAAGCCCATACTTACCAGCACTCAGGAAACACCTCTACACCGGCGAAAGAAGAGAAAAAAGGTGTCTATTCACACCTTATGACAGGTGTATCGCACATGCTTCCAGTGGTTGTCGCTGGTGGCTTAATCATTGCGCTTTCTTTTGTATTTGGCATTAAAGCTTTTGAAGAAAAAGGGACTCTTGCTGCAGCACTCATGACCATTGGTGGCGGTTCTGCATTCAAGTTGATGATTCCCGTATTAGCTGGGTATATCGCCTATTCTATTGCGGACCGACCAGGTCTTGCTCCCGGTTTAGTTGGCGGTTTACTTGCTAGCTCTACCGGAGCAGGTTTCCTAGGTGGTATCGTTGCGGGTTTCATCGCAGGCTATGCTGCCAAATTCATCGCGGAAAAAGTCAAACTTCCACAGTCAATGGAAGCTCTAAAACCTATACTAATCATCCCATTTATCGCCACATTGTTTACCGGTCTTGTGATGATTTATGTAGTCGGCGGCCCTGTATCTCACCTTATGGAGTCAATGACAACATTCCTTAACAATATGGGTTCAGCAAACGCGGTACTTCTTGGCATTATTCTAGGTGCAATGATGTGTTTCGATTTAGGCGGCCCTATAAACAAAGCTGCTTATACATTTGGGGTTGGCCTACTTGCATCTCACACATATATGCCAATGGCTGCTATCATGGCCGCTGGTATGGTCCCGCCATTGGCTATGGGTCTAGCGACAATTATTGCTAAAAACAAATTCGATAAAAGTGAACGTGAAGCTGGTAAAGCTGCATTTGTATTAGGCCTGTGTTTTATCACCGAAGGTTCCATTCCATTTGCTGCCAAAGACCCTGCTCGTGTGATTCCATGTAATATGATTGGTGGCGCTGTCACCGGTGCACTGTCAATGCTATTTGGCGCGCAGTTGATGGCTCCACATGGCGGTTTGTTTGTACTACTCATTCCTAACGCGGTTACACCTGTATTTTTATACCTTGTAGCAATTGCTGCTGGTACGGCAGTAACGGGTATTAGCTATGCTTTTTTAAAAAAACGTTCTGAAGCAACACCTGAACAAGTTGCTTTAAGCAGCTAA
- the pfkB gene encoding 1-phosphofructokinase, whose protein sequence is MTNKVVTITLNPALDLTGSLESLNVGNVSLVSNSSLHAAGKGVNVAQVLRDLGAEVTVTGFLGRDNQEMFCQLFDSIGVTDKFVRVQGATRINVKLVENSGSVSDINFPGVKVSTQEIEKFEKQLFELADTHEYFVLAGSLPQGISVQMCASWIEKLNKLGKKVLFDSSREALSAGIKACPWLIKPNDDELSYLVNEPLTSLSMIQQAAIKVSEGVDNTVVSLGSEGVMWYCNGEWTKASPPTMKVVSTVGAGDTLVAGLCWGHMQSMDKNQILSFATALSALAVEQIGVGIQDINTVTQLQEKITVTSLNLTKR, encoded by the coding sequence ATGACTAACAAAGTAGTAACCATCACCCTAAACCCAGCACTTGATTTAACAGGAAGCTTGGAGTCACTAAATGTTGGCAACGTTAGCCTTGTAAGCAACTCTTCGTTACATGCTGCCGGTAAAGGAGTCAATGTTGCACAAGTCTTGCGCGACCTTGGCGCAGAGGTCACCGTGACTGGTTTTTTGGGGCGAGACAACCAAGAAATGTTTTGTCAGCTTTTTGATTCTATCGGTGTTACCGATAAGTTTGTGCGTGTTCAAGGCGCGACCCGTATCAATGTAAAACTGGTAGAGAACTCAGGCTCAGTGAGTGATATTAACTTCCCGGGCGTAAAAGTCTCAACTCAAGAGATTGAGAAGTTTGAAAAGCAGCTTTTCGAACTTGCCGACACACATGAATACTTCGTACTGGCTGGCAGCTTACCCCAAGGTATATCAGTACAAATGTGTGCTTCTTGGATAGAAAAGCTAAATAAACTTGGTAAGAAAGTCCTGTTTGATAGCAGCAGAGAAGCACTAAGTGCTGGTATAAAAGCATGCCCTTGGTTGATCAAGCCGAACGATGATGAGCTGTCGTACTTAGTTAACGAACCACTCACCTCTCTATCTATGATTCAACAAGCAGCAATCAAGGTGTCAGAGGGAGTAGATAATACCGTAGTGTCTTTGGGTTCCGAAGGCGTCATGTGGTATTGCAATGGCGAATGGACTAAAGCGTCTCCCCCAACAATGAAGGTAGTTAGCACAGTCGGCGCTGGTGACACATTGGTCGCCGGTCTGTGTTGGGGTCATATGCAGAGTATGGATAAGAACCAAATCCTCTCATTCGCAACTGCTTTGTCGGCACTTGCAGTCGAACAAATCGGTGTTGGCATCCAAGACATCAACACCGTTACACAGCTACAAGAAAAAATAACAGTTACCTCTCTCAACCTAACGAAGAGATAG
- the fruB gene encoding fused PTS fructose transporter subunit IIA/HPr protein has translation MLQLNKTDISLQRQSDNAQSAIHSLAADLSSKKYVDEKYVNGMLAREKQNTTYLGNGIAIPHGTTDTRDLVKQTGLVVHHYPNGVDWGEGNIAYLAIGIAAKSDEHLEILKQLTKVLSQDGTQDALKNAATADEIIAIVSGNAQINCELNESLILTDFPATDLLQLSAVGAGLLKNAEFVDNQFVAEVISKTPTNLGNGLWLVNSGLGVNRTALSIVTPSHEASFDNKPVSALITIAANNFSHKNQLEVLTKLISEQQQHKITSGSKQEILNLFAQENTDSTIAEDGLSATYKIKNAHGLHARPGAMLVAEAKKFESSIQVENLDISSKPVNAKSLMKVIALGVKHGHSLKFTAQGNDATQALESIGVAIESGLGEK, from the coding sequence ATGCTGCAACTCAATAAAACTGATATTTCTCTACAAAGACAGAGCGATAACGCACAATCGGCTATTCATTCTCTTGCCGCCGATCTGTCCAGCAAGAAATATGTCGATGAGAAATACGTCAATGGAATGTTAGCTCGAGAGAAACAAAACACAACATACCTCGGAAACGGTATCGCAATACCTCATGGTACAACTGATACTCGTGATCTAGTTAAACAAACTGGTTTAGTCGTACACCACTATCCCAACGGTGTCGATTGGGGTGAAGGAAACATCGCGTATCTCGCTATTGGCATTGCAGCAAAATCCGATGAGCACCTAGAAATTTTAAAGCAGTTAACTAAAGTCCTATCGCAAGACGGCACCCAAGATGCGTTAAAAAATGCAGCTACTGCAGATGAAATCATCGCTATCGTTAGCGGCAATGCACAAATTAATTGTGAGTTAAACGAAAGCTTGATTCTGACTGACTTTCCCGCAACAGATTTATTGCAACTTTCAGCTGTTGGGGCAGGACTACTCAAGAATGCAGAATTTGTCGACAATCAATTTGTCGCAGAGGTGATTTCCAAGACACCAACCAATTTAGGTAACGGCTTATGGTTGGTTAATTCAGGCTTAGGGGTCAACAGAACAGCGCTGTCCATCGTTACACCGTCACACGAAGCGTCCTTTGATAATAAGCCCGTATCTGCTTTGATTACCATCGCTGCCAATAATTTTTCTCATAAAAATCAACTAGAAGTTCTAACAAAATTAATCTCAGAACAACAGCAGCACAAGATAACATCTGGTTCGAAACAAGAAATTTTAAACCTCTTTGCTCAAGAAAACACTGATAGCACCATTGCTGAAGATGGCCTGTCCGCAACGTACAAAATTAAAAATGCTCATGGGCTCCATGCTCGACCTGGCGCCATGTTGGTAGCTGAAGCTAAGAAATTTGAATCTAGTATACAAGTCGAAAATTTAGATATTTCTAGTAAGCCAGTTAATGCCAAAAGCTTGATGAAGGTAATTGCGCTGGGTGTCAAGCATGGACACAGTCTTAAGTTTACTGCACAAGGTAATGACGCAACTCAAGCACTCGAATCCATCGGGGTCGCTATAGAGTCCGGTTTAGGTGAGAAGTAA